Genomic segment of Dermacentor albipictus isolate Rhodes 1998 colony chromosome 5, USDA_Dalb.pri_finalv2, whole genome shotgun sequence:
CGAGCATGAGCGCCATTCCACGTTGTCACGCGGAAGCGCCAGCTTCGCAACCTTCCTTCGTCGTTCCACAGATGGCGCCGTCAGTTCACGCTGGGTTATTTTAGCCTTCGGGATTCGTAGTAGCCGGCTCGGACGTTCGTCTCAAACACCGCGCGGCTCTGCGTGGACTCGATCATAGGCGGCGACTCTGTCTCAGTCTCGTTGTGTCTGAGGCAGCTTCGATTGGTGGCGGGAATTGCGTAAAAGCACTACTTGCGCTTGCGTGGCGCGCAATCGCTTGCGTGACAATTGTTCAAGCATCGGAATAGCTAGAAGCGGTGCATTGGGTCGAGCGTAAGAAAAAAGGTATTCTGTGTCATTCAATGGTATAACCTAGattgcatttctctcgcatttataAATGCGAGAGAAACACACTCACACCGCTGCCATGTAACCTtactctaccacgtgaccggcgtCCCATACTTAACATACGCTTTTTCTCACcgtgacactcctaatgctaatgcttaaaaaaaagcaggaaagaagaaaaaatacaatGCAGTGTGCGAAAAGGCATGGTCATAAATGGTACAATGCATGAGAACCTGAATGTGTAGGTAGTACAAAGGGGAGTTCTCCACTTGTTCCAATCAATACTAATGGCATTTCGATATAAAACGTTTACGTTACATTTCTCTTTAGTTGCGGGATTTTCCATTTGGCAGGAGGAGGAATAAAGCAGTATCGTGTTGCTCCAAGGCTTCGGACCTTTGGCCTTTTAGCGAAGCATTATTATCCGAGCTAACAAAAGTTTAGGTATTTGTCTGACCGCTTTTGTGGGCCAATCCggaagatagtgcagtctaaagtAGACCAaccagcaaaaagaaagaaactccgAAACAAAGTGCGTAGAACTGCATAAGTAACCATGACAATAATTTCGCCTCATGACAAGCTGTTTTCCATCAAAGGCCGGGACTTTGAGGTCACATTTGTGATAGATAGTACGAGGGTCCGATCGAGTGTGGTCACGCTCTACTGGGGTTGCCGCCAGAATActccagacttttttttttttttacttctgtacAACTTGAGTGCAGAGTAAACGTTCACTTTTAGAGACGCACATTGCGCGTCTCTGAAACAcaaacgcacgcgcacacacgtacacactcgcactgagagaaagagagagagatccaCATAGATACGCATGCCGTAAAAGCAGTAACCGTTCACTGCGCAACGCTTCATTCATAACAACCACCCTCCGTAACCGAACCAAGTATGTTTCGCATTACATAGATGTCCACTGGAGTTGAATCTGCTTAATTTTGTTTTTCTCTGAAACTACTTTCCAGATTCGGCTTACGCACTAATGAGATTCGCGCTTGTTTGCAAAATATTTGCGCAGGCATCCTCAGCCATATTTCTTTCGCACATTATGCAAACAGTTTTAATGCAAATGCAATGACTTTATTACGCGTCGTCGTTTCAAGTCTTGCAAGATCTGTGGAGAACTGACTGTAATGGGCTCCTGTGACAGAATGGTAAAATTATGTTGAGACAAATATATGTTTTCATGGTTTCTATGTCCTATGTCATGTTTCTAACCCAATGTGTACGTAGCTAATTGTCGACAACAAGATGAAACCGACTGTGCTTTCTTTTTAGCATACGAAAGTTCTGTTATCAAAAACTAAAGTGATCAAAAACTAAACCCGTAATATCTTCGATGGTATATTTAGTGCAGGATTACTTAATTAGTGTTGTGTTCAGTTTTTAATGAATACCGCCACATTTCTTTTAAAATGTGAATACAAAGCCATTTTCCTGCTAAGGTCTGATCTCCCCATCTTCTGTCTTTAACGAAATACTTGAGCACTCATTTTAACGTGCACAGTTATGACGGGCTGTTGCTTGTGCTCATGATGTGGTGAGTCTGCTTCATGTGATTTCTAGCCCATTTCTCTATCTCTTGTAAAAATTCAACATTGACACAGCTGGCTTGACCATACAAAAGTTATTATTTGTTTTCAGGGCATTCACAATACAGCTCGGAGGCCATTGCTGGTGGAAAGCGACAGCATCTGTCAGATTTTAGCATGCCGGCCTGGTGCTGCAGCGCACGCCGGATCCGGGTCATCTTGGTCTGTTTCATCGCTTTCAACGTTGTCCTACTGCTGCTTGCCGCCATCAATTCGGGTACCGTGTCTCGGGTGGGACGGGGTGGCGGGCTCTGGACTGAGCTGTGCCAACACTGTGGCGGCAGCGGCCATGACCGTGATGCTTCGTACCGAGACATCGCCATGGACATCTTCCACTTGCCACTGCTCGAGAACGCGGACATGGGCACACACTACTACCCACTCCCATCAGCTGGCAATGCAGTTGGCAAGTGGTGCTTCCGCCAGGGAACACTGCCGCTTGCCGACTCTGAGAAGGCTGGAAGGTGTCTATGTGCCAATGCCTACTATGGTGCTGATTGCGGGATTCCACAGGTGAGGTTGAATTCTTTCCTTGGTTACTGCAGAGTGCACATGCGGAGTTTGAAAGCACGTGTATTTTGTTGGGTCTCGGACATGCTCTTGGGACTagggaacgacaacacagtagatAAAACAAACCGACGGGTATTTATTGCGCGTTTTGTACAGTAAGCAAGCTAGCCGAATTACAATTAAtggaacatgccgatgggcactgGCAAATCGAAGAAGACTACCTCAGCGCGCAGGGATATCGAGCAAACACATGTTCACCCCTGCCAAAGCAACAACAGCTGAATCGCTCGTGGGTGCAGTCACGCGAACGGAGGCGTATACGAGTGAACGGGAAGGCGTCCGCGAGATGTTCCCGTGTAGCGCCCCGCCGAGTGTGCGCGTGGTCCATCCGCAAGCGCCGAGCTTCCGCAGCCAAAGATAGGCCAGTGCCTCTCGCACCTGAGTATCCCCACCGTCAGGTGGTGCTAGCAGCAGAACAATCGGACTGAGTGATGACGTGGTATTAATTCAACTGGAAGTCATAGCCATAGTCAAGCAACATAAATGTCTGGGTGTATACATAAATGAGGACAAGACCCACTCAAGGTTACATCAGCATAAAAATGAAAGGGAGgcagaatgcagcaataatgacaCATGTAGCCTTAAAGTGCTctaataaatatgaggtggtgcaaGGGATCTGGAAATGACTAATGGTGCCAGCACTAATGTTCGCAAATGCAATTCTGTGCTATAAATAAATATGGTTGAGGTTGGAGATTAGCCAGAGGGCGGAGGAACAGCTGACTTTGGGGGTCCacagtaaaaccacaaatgaagcATTGCaaggtgacatgggttgggcttATTTTGAAGTTAGAGAAGTGCAGAACAAGATTAGTTATGAAGAAAGACTAAGCAACATGGTTAAAGAGAAATGGCTGACTAAAGTGCCCaatatctgtacctcaaaagcGTGGACACGGGTTGAAGGTAAAGGTAAAGAAAGTTGGCAAACAAGAGTGTTAGACaagtgggcggggggggggggggggggtcttaacATGGAAGTGATAAAAATAGACAGTACTTTGTATGCAAAGCGATGGAAACACAGAATACCATGGAGATTTTTAAGAacggcaagaaagaaatcaggagGGAGAATCTGTAGTATAGCGATAAGGGCAATGCCTTGCTTTATAAGACCTCAGGTAACTGCCTGAGGGCAAAACACATACCGGAGCAAATGTGCGCcacaggatgaggcatgtgtgATGCAACAAAAGCTCGGAATGACTTGGCACATCATATAGGAATGCATAgatattcacccagcgagaccgtTAGGGAGTGTTCCCCTTCCAGAAGTGTTGGGATTCAAAGGAGGTTGAAGGATTAGCcggtcagcagtcaagataagAGACAATTAGAGCATTGGTGGGAAAAAAGCAGGGATTAGATAGAACTAGTCATTGGAAGTGTAGGCAGTGGTAAGATATAGTGAGATAGGTCTTAAAAACGAAAGATTAAGATTGAGATCAGAAAAGCAAAAAGCTAGGTAGCGATAGGGGTAGtaaaacctgaataaatcaagcaggctaggtgttTATTTCTCCCCGCCCCATTTCAAGGGGGATGCCAATAAACGTCACCATCATCATGATGCTTTATCTTGTAATCCTGTGGAACCACCAGCGCCGCACATGATACGTGGGAGAGCCGGATTCCAGGAGACTTGAGAGCCATGCGGGGAAGACAATATCAAGGGACTCAAAAGAGTGGTTTCCCTAAAATTTGCAGCTGTTCAATTTCTGTCTGTAAATGAAACAAAGGAGCATATATGTATTTTGAAGCAGAGTTAGCAGCACTCATTTTTGTGTGTTGACATAAATTTTGGTGGTGATGATTGGGCAGTGGATGATTGCAGGCTTTACGTGTGGTTGTGCACTGCTGCTACCATAGTCACATGTTCAGCCACAGCTTTTCCATAGTGTAAAATAGACAGTGAAAACGTTTCCAAGAACACGACTACTTATGTTTCTAGCTTCTTCTCCAATGCTAATTGAAGAGGAATTTCAGTATTTTATTTTTTAGGTATCCAGGCTCTTGAAGTGTTCTATTTTTGGGTTACATGGGTATAAGTATGCAATTTAACCATTGAGTTTTAGTATGACCATTGCATGTTCTGTTTACTTGTGGAGCAATGGAGACTCTGAAAGTGACGGAAAATAAAGAGATTGCAAAAGTAATTTCTAATTAGCTTTGGTGAATGTCCTAGGGCAAaccttctcaggaccttgtaaataAAGTTTTGCCTTCCGTTTGTTTGGTGAATGTAGGAAACTGTGAAGCTTTAATGTTCTAAATTTCAGTGTGTTCAATGCAATCGTATTAAAACGTTGTAGTAAGCTCACTTGAATCAGCTGCATGAAGTTAAAAATAAAATTTTGCACTCAAGCCATAATCTTGCCTCAAAATTTACACAGGTCGTGTGGAATTCAAGCTTCCTGGAAGCGGGAACAAGGCAGGGTGCCTGGGTCCGGCGTCGAGCAAAACCTAGGAGGCTCCTCAGCATTTCCACAGTGACTGGACCAGCGCAACTAGACTTTCTGCGGCTTCAAATTGCTTACTTACGGCCAATTGTAGATGTGTTTGTCATTGCAGACAAAACTAACCGTTTGTTAGCCGACATAGAACGCACTTTTGGTGGTCAAGAGGAGTACACTAAGATTGTGTACCTACCCCTTAACAACCGCAATAACTTAACAGCAACAGCAGAAGACATGCTGCAGCACCTCTTTTGGAAACGCCTCTCTGACTTTCGTCTGGATGATCTTCTCGTCTGGGCAGACCTTACCACAGTGCCACTAGCGGAAGTACTTCTCTTCTTGAAGCTTTACGATGGTTACTCAGAGCCTGTGTACTTGAATGTTCGACAGCTGGCATACAGTTTTCTGTGGAAGCAGAAGCCAGACTTGAAACTGGACAGCTTGGTGGAGCCAAATCAAAGATCACAAACTCCATTCATCTCAAGCTTTGCTGTCTTGAGTGTGTTGTGCCGATACAACTTGACTTGTGCAATGCCACCCAAGACAGACACTTTTAGTGCAGCACAGCTCGACGCATTTACAAAAAACCATGGTTGGGCTATACAGCATTGGACATTGGGAACAAGTGAAGAGCCTTCTGGCTGGAATTGCAAAAACTGCATTACTTTTCCAGATTCTTCGTCATTGTTTCCTGAGGGCAGCATGAATGGATCTACAGTGACCAATGAAGAGTGGGAAATAACACTTTTGAAGAAATTGAAGGAGAATGGATTCAGCTTCGAAACTGTGCAGCCTGTGGATAAAAGTGATATGAGGTACCTCGCACCCCGAATATTGTTGGAAAGGCCAGGGTCGCTATGGTACTTAGTGCCACTCCATTTGAAAACTGAAAAGTGATGTGCAAACCAGGATTTCATTTTTTAAAGCTCACCTCTTTACAGGCAGCAAAGCTGAAAGCAAAACTGACTTTCGGAGACCACTTCTTAACTGAGAAAACTTTTGTCACTGATTTTTTGTTCGTCTTCGCATCACATAATGTTGTGGTTTGCTGCAATAATGAGCATTTAGGAGGTGCAATTTATCACTAGTGTTAGTGATACAGTGAACTCTTTTTGTCAATGTTGTGAGGTGCTTGGAGTTGCGTAGAGAATTGCAGTTAAAGTTTGACTGCTGAAAAGCCATTTTCTTGGCAGTGATACCATACATTTGAACAAGAAATGACAAGCTGTCTTGTGTTACCTTCACAGTTGATTTCTGTGTTAGAGGTGTATGCAAGCAAGTGTATTTGGAGCTCTGTAGTTGTGCTTTCTTATGAATTATCTTGATGGTGATGTCTTCAGTTGGGCAGAGTCATATTTCTGCTTTAACTAAGGAGTGCCTTCAACTTGTGTGAGCTGCATGGAAGGTCCCTAGTGTGATTATCTGGTCATAGCAGGAGCATCCATGTTATAGTTCTGTGCACCGGTGAAACCAAAAATTGTTAAGTGTGATATATCTTATGTGCACACTTAAGTGCAGAGTGTTTTCTTGTTGCATTAGACCTATTGTGATAGGTGATTATTGCCTGTCATTTAAGTACTGAGAAACTAGAATATAACACCAGGCTGCTGTGCCAGTGTTTCCCACCAACACattattctttctatttttcattGTAGCATTATATAGTCTGTTGATGTACTGTTATTTTGTCATGCTAAGAATAGCCACCCCAATGACAGTGTGACAGATATTTGGCATTATGGTCAGATGTTTGCAGTTTGTTAATCAGCATTTCCAGTCTTTACCGTTTCATTAAAAATATTTCGTTTGCTTAAATGACACTGCAGTGTGGTATAGCAGTTGAACACTTAAGTCAGATAATATGGGTTTTCGTAAATTCTATGCTATGGTGATATGTACATACTTCAGGCAACAGTAGGATGTGACTACCTTATATGTTGAAGTCTTTCATACTGTAACATCCTTAATTTCACATTTTCTTACGTCTTCAGAGAACACAAATTGTTTCTAAGGCCATGCTGCCAAAATATTGCATTTGTTCATTGGTGACTTCGTTTTGTACTGTAAGCATCACATTTTGACACCACTTTCCAAATGCATCTGTAATGTAACTTGATTTTGATGCTGCCTTGTTTGATGGCGGATATTGTATTGTATCT
This window contains:
- the LOC135908348 gene encoding beta-1,4-mannosyl-glycoprotein 4-beta-N-acetylglucosaminyltransferase-like → MLFAGHSQYSSEAIAGGKRQHLSDFSMPAWCCSARRIRVILVCFIAFNVVLLLLAAINSGTVSRVGRGGGLWTELCQHCGGSGHDRDASYRDIAMDIFHLPLLENADMGTHYYPLPSAGNAVGKWCFRQGTLPLADSEKAGRCLCANAYYGADCGIPQVVWNSSFLEAGTRQGAWVRRRAKPRRLLSISTVTGPAQLDFLRLQIAYLRPIVDVFVIADKTNRLLADIERTFGGQEEYTKIVYLPLNNRNNLTATAEDMLQHLFWKRLSDFRLDDLLVWADLTTVPLAEVLLFLKLYDGYSEPVYLNVRQLAYSFLWKQKPDLKLDSLVEPNQRSQTPFISSFAVLSVLCRYNLTCAMPPKTDTFSAAQLDAFTKNHGWAIQHWTLGTSEEPSGWNCKNCITFPDSSSLFPEGSMNGSTVTNEEWEITLLKKLKENGFSFETVQPVDKSDMRYLAPRILLERPGSLWYLVPLHLKTEK